One Thermococcus sp. M36 genomic window, CTGCCAGAGTGGTTCAACGAGGCCGGTCTGAGGGCTATGGGGCGGGATTTGAGAGAGGAGAAGACCTTCGTTGCCGTTGAAGGGGAGGAGGTTCTCGGCTTTGTAACGGTCAAACCGCTCAACGAAAAAGCCCTTGAAATCCTCTGGATGGCCGTTAGGCGGGAGCTGAGGGGCAAAGGAATAGGGACGAACCTGCTCCAGTCCGTCGAGGGGTGGGCGAAGGGAAGGGGCTTTGAGGTTCTCGTCGTCAAAACCTCTGGTGACCTCTCGTATAAGCCCTACGATGAGACGAGGCTTTTCTATGAGCTGAGGGGCTTCGTGAGAATCGCGCTGATAGACCCGCATCCCGAGTGGGGCGAGCCGGCGCTAGTTTACGCCAAGTGCTTGAGCAGGAAGTAGGTAGATATAAGAAACCGAACCGTGATGTAGCCCGCAAAGACCGCCTCGCCGAGGGGAGAGAGCAAACACCACCAGAGGGGAAGCTCAGAGAACAGGTACGCAACAACGAGGGCAAGAGGCTTCCCATTGACCGAATAAGAGTAGGAGAATGCTGCTCCAAAGAAGATTATGTCCTCTGGCCTCCAGAAGCCCGTGAGCAGGGGCCGGTTGTAGTTAGGGCAAAGACGGCGGTGGCTCCCGCTATCCCCGCGAGCCTTCCCTTCTCGCCGAAAAGCTCGTAAGGAACGGCATTGTGGAAGAACGCCGTTAAAATCCCACTCAGCGTCCAGAAGGCGAGGGAGTAAGGGATGAGGGAGGGGCCCCATTCTACCGCAAAGCTTGGCCTCGCCATATCCATGAACCTTTCCGCACCAAAGTAGAGCATGGCGACGAAGGAGAGCGCGTATAGGGGAAGCATGAGGGCTATGGCGTGGGAGATGCTCTCCCGGTCAGTGCTCCATCCCATAGGAAAGCCATAGAAAAGCCCGGACACGAGATATGCCAAGACGAGGGCCAAAAGAAGTCCGAAGAGCCTCCCCACTAGCGTTGAGAAAAACGCCACTCCCGCCGAGAGCGCCGAGAGGGCGTAGAG contains:
- a CDS encoding GNAT family N-acetyltransferase; amino-acid sequence: MRWESSQNGEESMVIKSLETEGERRACLEIAKALPEWFNEAGLRAMGRDLREEKTFVAVEGEEVLGFVTVKPLNEKALEILWMAVRRELRGKGIGTNLLQSVEGWAKGRGFEVLVVKTSGDLSYKPYDETRLFYELRGFVRIALIDPHPEWGEPALVYAKCLSRK